The Mycobacterium sp. EPa45 genomic interval TTCGCTAAATTCGAAGGTTCGCGGCAACTAGCTGCATGGGCCGATCGACTCGACGCCTTCGTCACAGCGCTCGATGCCATCGACGCCGACGACCCGCATACCTTCTGCGAGGATGCGTGGGACATCTGGGAGAGCGCAGCAATCTCCGATCCACCGTCGGTCACCGATCCGGCAATGCTTCTTGTGCTGGGCGTATTTGAGGTGTTGGCCGAGGCGATGACGCCCGAGCCCCAGGGTCAGCACAGAACCCCCGCGGGCACAGATCGGCCGACGCTTTCGACTGTCCATGCATCGCTGCTCGAGGGGCTTGACGGGGTTCGTCGTGAGTACGAACGGTGGCGGCATGAAGGTTTGCCAGCTCCTACCGCGGTCAAGGCGAGGAGCGCCGTCGCGATGACCGGATTGCAGGTTGCCACGCGGTTCGGTAACCAGCTTTCGGCATAGCGCCAACGAAGTAATTCCGCCCTTGGGCGGACTGCATCGACGTCCTCTGTGACCAGCGGTTCAATTCCCTGCTATGTGTGCCCGACGAGCGTTGATCTCACCCGTCGAGACAGCGAAACGGTAAAGATTTCGTCTGCTTGACGCAGTTAAGCGGGACAATTATTCGAACATGAGTTACCGTCGAGTAATAACTGCACCACTTAGCTGGGGGAGGGTTGCAGGGTGGACGGTCACTCCACAATCCGCGAACCTGGGGGGTTCGCGGCAGACGCCGAACGTCTGAACGTCTGGTCCAACCGGCTCGATGCCTTCTATGCCGCCCTCGATGTGATCGACGCCGACGACCCCTTCGACTATTGCGCCGAGGCCTGGGAGATCTGGCAGGGGGCCGCGGCCAGCGATCCTCCGCCGGTGGCCGACCCCGCCGTCCTGGTGGTCCTCGGCGCCCTCCAGGCGCTGGCACACGCGATGACGTCGGCGACGCTCGACTACTACCGGACGGCGGACGTCCGCGACCGCATGACCCTCGAGGCGGTGCACGCCTCGCTCAGACACTGCCTGGGCGCGCTCCGGCGTGAGTGCCGGCGCTGGCTAGAGGAGGGTCCGCCACCGGCCGACGAGATCGACGCCCGCCGCACCGAAATGGTGGCCAGCCTGCAAGCCTCCGGGGCGCGGCCGACGGTGGACGCCGGGATCATGTTCGACAAGGTCTGTGCACTCACCGACGCGGAGAACAAGCGGTATCGCGAGGCGTACGGCCGACTGCGGACGATGGTGAACCGAGACCTGTTGCAGCACATCACTGTCGAGATCGACACTCTGTCCGATGTGGTGGCCGGGATCGTGCTCGATCTACAAACCACCCACGGAACCACGTTCGATGGAGGCATCACCGAGGAGCGCCGGCGCAAGATCGGAGCGGCATTGACCTCGGTCACCGGCGCGCTGCACGACCACCAGGAGCAATCGATCGAGAACGCGGTCAAAGCCTTCGGCCACAGCAGCAGGCAGGCCGAGGCGGTCCGTGCGCTGTTCGACGACTTGAAGCGGTCCTCGTTCGACTACCGCTGGCTGAGCGAGCTACACCAGTGGATGCGACACCAGGACGGTGACGCACTGCGATACCAATTCACCGGGCGCCGGCTCGGCGAGCCGCATGTGGACGTCCACCTCGACCGTCAATACATGGCGTTGCGCGCCGATCAGCCGAACTCGAACTTGCTCGCGCCCAGCGAGCTGGCGGTGATGACCCGCGATCCGAGCGTGCTGGACATGATCAAAGCGATCCAACCGAAGATGCATGCCCTACAGGCGCAGATCGACAAAATCATGTATCCGACCGTCGCCGATGACGTCGCGACCGTCAAAGATCTGATCGTCCGTTTCGGTGGCCAAAAGGGCGTAGACGCCTTGAAATCTGCGCCCGGGTCCACACACGAACTGTGGACTCCCCCACACCTGTCGCCCCGGGTGCTGTCGTTCGTGCGAGCCTTCAACCAACCGCTCTAGGCGTTGGCGTTTCCCGCTTTCCACTGCTGCCACGGAATGTTCCAGTCCCCGAGGCCCTCGGTGCCCGGCAGGGTCGAGCCGACGGTGTTGTGCACCTCGACGATGTCGCCGCGTTTGGTGTTGTCATAGAACCAGCGTGCATTGCTCGGACTGACATTCAGGCAGCCGTGGCTGGTGTTGGAGTAGCCCTGCGCTCCGACCGACCACGGCGCGGAGTGGACGTAGATGCCGCTGTAGGACATCTGGGTGGCCCAGTCCACCTCGGTGCGATACCCGTTGGGCGAGTTGGACGGAACGCCGTAGGTGGATGAGTCCATGATCAGATGGGAGAACCGGTCGCCGATGATGTAGACACCGTTGTTGGTCGGTGTGCTGCTCTTGCCCATCGAGATCGGGATGGTCCTGATTATTTCGCCGTTGCGCCGGACGGTCAGCTGCTTGGTGTCGTCGTCGGCGGTGGCGATCACCTCGTCGCCGATGGTGAAGCGCGAAGTCAGATTCTCCTGACCGAACAACCCGTCGCCGAGATCGACACCGTAGGTGTTGGCCTGGACGTCGACGGTGGTGCCCGGCTTCCAGAAGTTCTCTGGACGCCAACGCACCTCGCGGTTGTTGAGCCAGTAGAAGGCGCCCTCGACGGGAGGGTTGGTGGTCACCTTGATCGCGCGTTCGGCCGCTGCACGGTTGGGGATGTTCTCGTCGAAGCGCACTGCGATCGGCTGACCGACACCGACGACCTCACCGTCACCGGGCAGTAGGTACGGCATGGTCAGGTTTTCCGGCGATTGGGTCTCGAAGGTCAGCTTTTCGGTCGTCACGCCGCCGAGACCCAGCGACTGGGCGCTCAGCGTGTAGCTCTTGTTGTAGCCCAGGGGCTCACTGGTCGACCACGTCACGCCGTCCGGGCTCAGCGTGCCGGCCACCTGCTTGCCGGACTCGCTGACCATCGTCACCGACCCGAGCACGCCGCCGCTGGCGCTCACCGAAACCGGACGGTCGAGCGGTACGTCGACCGCACCGTCCTTGACCGACACCGTCAGCTGCGGGACGAGCAGGTCGCTGTAGGGCGTGCCCTTGTCGGCAATGACCTTCACCGGCGCAGGCGCCGGTTCACTGCTACTACACCCGCTGAGCCCGATGAGCAGGGCGGGAAGGATCGCAAGGGCAGCCAGCCGGGTCCGAGACCGCGGCCGGTTCACCGTGCCGACCTGCCACATAACGCCCTCAATCTTGCTAGCTGTGCGAACGCTGGGAATGTTTGGCAATAGTCTAAGGGAACGCCTAGGCTGGTGGCGACTACGCAGATCAGCAGCTCGACTCAGGCCGCCAGCTGGATTTCATGTTCGGCAGTGGTGTTTGTTATTGTCGCTGACGCGGTTCACGCGCCGTTAGCTCAGTTGGTAGAGCAGCTGACTCTTAATCAGCGGGTCCGGGGTTCGAAACCCTGACGGCGCACAGCAGCAAGAGCCCCGCCTCGGCGGGGCTCTTGGCGTATGCAGGGACTTCACAGAAAGCCCTCCTCGCGCCCGGCCTGCAGTGACAGAATCAGCGCAGCCGTCAGTTCTCTGACCACCGTCCCGGGGGGCACCCATGGTGCACACCAAATATGTTGTGCGCATTGGCATCATCGCCATCACGCTGGCCTTCGGATGGGCGCTGCTGTCCTCCCCCGGTATCGCGGTGGCCGACACTGCGGCAGGCTCCGGATCGACGGCATCGCATGCGCCCCGAACCGGCAAGGCCGCCCCACGCCCTCGACCACAGTCCGCCACCGCACGTAGGGCCCCCGACACCGTGGTGCCGAACCAGTCGACCACCGTCACCACGACTCCACGCCCACGAGCCGCCCACGCCACGCCTGTCGCACCGGCCAGATCGGCGAACTCGATCGTCTCGGACGTAACCGCATGCGCCTGCAACCTGCTCAAGACCGTCGCCACCTACGGCGCCCTCTTCGCGTCCGAGCTGCGGCCACCGACCATCCCGCCGCCGCCACCCGACCCGTTCGGCGCGTGGACCGTGCTGGCCTGGGTGCGCAAGCAAGCCGAGGGTGCGATCGAGCAGATCGCCGCACAGCCGGTGGTCAAGCAGGTGGTACAGGCCGTCGAACGCTTCGCTGAACGGACCTACGCCGCGATCATGGCGTGCGGGACCACACCCACCGGGCCGCCCGTATTCGAGCGCACACCAATCGCTTCGGGCCTTTCCAGCCCCACCGATTTCGTCGTCCTGCCCGATGGCCGCATCCTGATCACCGAAAAAGCCGGCGCCATTCGGGTGTATGAAAACGGCGCGCTGCGCCCCGACCCCCTCCTCGTGCTGCCGACGCGAACCGAAGGCGAACGCGGATTGCTCGGCATCGCCGCGGACCCGAGCTTCGCCGACAACGGCTTCATCTACGTCGCGTACACCACCACCGATGCGCACTACCAACTGTCGCGCTACACCGTCACCGCTGATGGCATCGACCCCAATTCGGTGAAGCCGCTGTTCCGTTCAGTTGATGTGGAGGCGAACAACCACCAGGGCGGCGAACTGGTGTTCGGCCCCGACGGCAAGCTCTACTGGGGCATCGGTGACAACACCGTCGGCACCAACGCCCGGGACCTGTCCAACATCCACGGCAAGATCCTGCGGCTGAACCCGACGGACGGCTCTGCACCGCAAGATAATCCGTTCGTCAACAGCCAGGGCGCCGTGCCCCAGATCTGGGCCTACGGCCTGCGCAATCCGTTCCGACTGGAATTCACTCCCGACGGCCGGTTGCTGGCCGGCGACGTCGGCAACAATGCCGTCGAAGAGCTGGACCTCATCACCAAGGGCGGCGATTACGGATGGCCGGGCGCCGAAGGTGTCTGCGCCAGTTGCACTTCCACCAATCCGATCTATACCTACGACCATTCCACCGGCAATGCGGCCATCACCTCGGTCCTGTACTACACCGGTACCGCCTTCGGTCCGAGCTACCAGAACACGGTGTTCATCGCCGACTACATCCGGGGCTGGATCAAGAATTTGACGTTCAATTCCGACTTCTCGACGTTGGTAGGAGAGACGACGTTCGACGCCGTCGCCGGCAGCACCGTCAAGCTCGCTCAGGGACCCGACGGCACCATCTACCAGCTGACGATCTTCCCAGGCGAGCTGTCGATTCTGAGCCCTGCGGCTAGCGTCTAGAACATGCCCGACCTGGCGACGCTCTTCTCCGACATCGTCGGGCACAGCCATCTGCTGACCGGTGACGCCATCACCGACGACTACGGCCACGACGAGGCGCTGACCATAACACCGCAGCGGCCCGCCTATGTCGCCAAGCCCGCCACCGCCGAGGAGGTCGCTGGGCTGCTGAAAACCGCGACCGCACACCGCGTTCCGGTGACCGCGCGCGGGTCGGGCTGCGGCCTGTCCGGTGCAGCCCAACCGGTCGCCGACGGGCTGCTGATTTCCTTCGAGCGGATGAACTCGATCCTGGAGATCGATACCGACAATCACGTCGCGGTGGTCCAGCCGGGCGTCACGCTGACCGAGCTCGACGCCGAGACCGCACGGGTGGGACTGAGTTACACCGTCTATCCGGGCGAGCTGTCCTCCAGCGTCGGTGGCAACGTCGGAACCAACGCCGGCGGTATGCGGGCCGTGAAATACGGAGTCACCCGCCACAACGTGCTGGGCCTGCAGGCCGTGTTACCGACCGGCGAAATCATCCGCACCGGCGGGAAGATGTCGAAGATCTCCACCGGCTACGACCTCACCCAGTTGATCATCGGCTCGGAGGGCACGCTGGCCCTGGCCACCGAGGTGACAGTCAAACTGGTGCCCCGGCTGGCGCACAGCGCCACCGTGCTGGCACCGTTCGACAATTTCGACCAGGTCATGGCCGCCGTGCCGAAGCTCATCTCAAGCGGACTGAACCCGACGATCGTCGAATACATCGACAACGTCGTGATGGCCGCGATCGTCAACGCCGAGAAGCTGGAACTGGGGATCCCCGCGCAGATCCGAGACACGTGCGCGGCCTACCTCGTCGTCGCCCTGGAGAACAACCACACCGATCGCCTCGATGACGACGCCGCCACGCTGGGCGCGCTGCTCAGCGACTGGGGCGCCTTGGATGCCTATGTGCTGCAGGGAAATTCGGCGCGCCGACTGATCGTGGCACGCGAGAACGTGTTCTGGACGGCCAAGGCGATCGGCGCCGACGACATCATCGACGTCGTCGTGCCCCGGGCGGCGATGCCGGAGTTCCTCCGCCGGGCCCGCGACATCGCGCTGGCCGAGGGGGTCGGCATGAGTGGGTGCGGGCACGCCGGCGACGGCAATGTGCACGGCGTGCTGTTCTGCAAGGACCCAGCACTCCGCAAGAAGCTGCTCACCGAGATCTTCGCTTTTGCCATGTCGCTGGGCGGGGCGATCTCCGGCGAGCATGGCGTCGGGCGAGCGAAAGCCGACTACTTCTGCGAGCTGGAGGATCCGGCCAAGCTGGCGTTGATGCAGCGGATCAAGGCCGGCTTCGACCCCGCCGGCATCCTGAACCCCGGCGTCGTTTTCGTCTGAGGGCATCCCTTGACCGCCCCTCGCCAGGGCTGCTAAACATGGCACCACCCGAGAGTTTGAGCGATCGCTCAGCGCCCGTCGGGCCACACCTGGGGATGGATCATGGCGCTTGCGAACGACACCGTCTACTACGACCCCTATGACGTCGACATCGTCGCCGACCCCTATCCGGTGTACGCCCGCCTGCGCGACGAGGCGCCGATCTACCACAACGAACGCCACGACTTCTGGACACTGTCACGGCACTCCGACGTCGAGGCCGCGCTGTCGAACTGGGAGACGTTCTCCAACAGCCGCAGCGACATCCTGGAATTGATCAAGTCCGACTTCGACATGCCCGGCGGCGTGATGATGTTCCAGGACCCGCCCGCCCACACCCAGTTGCGCGGCCTGATGTCGCGGGTGTTCACCCCGCGGCGGATGGCCGAGATCGAAGACCAGATCCGCCGGTACTGCATCGGCTGCCTCGATCCGCTCGTCGGGTCCGGCGGCTTCGACATCATCGCCGAACTGGCCTCGATGATGCCGATGCGGGTGATCGGGATGCTACTGGGAATCCCTGAGTCGGAACAGGTTTCGGTGCGCGACGCCAACGATGCCAACCTGCGCACCAAGCCCGGCGCCCCGATGAAGGTCGCCGATCCCGACCGTATCGCCGATGGGCGCATCTACGCCGACTACGTCGAGTGGCGGTCCCACAACCCGTCGGACGACCTGATGACCGCACTGCTCAACGTCGAGTTCACCGACGACGAGGGCGTGACCCGCAAGCTGACGCGGAAAGAGGTGCTGCACTACACCCAGGTCGTGGCCGGCGCAGGTAACGAGACGACGGGCCGGCTGATCGGCTGGCTGGCCAAGGTCCTGGCCGAGCACCCCGACCAGCGCCGCGACGTGAGGAACGACCGCTCGCTGCTGAACCGCACGATCGACGAGACCCTGCGTTTCGAACCGACCGGGCCGCATGTCGGGCGATACGTGATCAGGGACTTCGAGTGCTACGGCACGACGGTCCCTGCCGGCAGCGCGATGCTGCTGCTGTTCGGCGCGGCCAACCGTGATCCACGCCGCTACGACAACCCCGACACGTTCGACATCCACCGCGACACGATCAGCCATCTCACGTTCGGCAAGGGTGTGCATTACTGCCTCGGCGCGAACCTGGCCCGCCTCGAGGGTCGGGTCGCGCTCGACGAGCTGCTCAACCGCTTCCCCGAATGGGACATCGACTACGCAGGTGCCAAACTCGCTCCGACGTCCACCGTGCGGGGCTGGGAGCGGCTGCCCATTCTGTTGCCCTGATCGGCAATTGTGACGTTGCCGGAGGTGTCGGAGGCACCGGGTGACGCCTGCTGTGAGATGCATCGCTGTGAATCTGCTGGGCAAAAGATGAAGCCAGCCGACTGACCAGCGAAAACGCTCGAAGATAGATAACCGGCAGCCTCATCGAATGCGAAAAGTAGCGCTTTGCGCTGCACTTATGTCACGTGCGGTGTTATAGTCGATGTTAGCTGCACTGACCAGCAGCCGCCAACGGACCAAGGGTCCAGTGACGATGTGAGGACTTAGCCGTATGAAACCGGAAGACCTCGTTCACCGCTCCCATGGCGAGGTAGCTCCGCAAGCACCCGCACCGGTGACCCCGTTGCATGTGCATAGCTGCGGCCGACTCGGTCTGACGGCCAATCCCCCCGGCTTGCGCCGCTCATTCAGCGATTGGCTGCGCCGCCGCTAGGGTCGACGATCGACCCGGATTCATTCAGCACGCGGCCGCCCCGACTCCCATGTAGACGAGTTCTTCGGGTTTTCGTCGTGGGCATGATCCGGCTAACTCCGGGGTAAATCAGGGCTCGTGACCAACAGCGGAATCACCTCCGAAGCCCGGCTGAACCGCCCGCTGTTGCAAGAATTGCTCTCGGCCTATGGTCCGGTCGGCCAAGAGGACGCCGTCCGCGACATCTGCCGTCGAGAACTCGAACCCTTGGTCGACGAGGTGTGGGTTGACGACGCCGGCAACCTGGTCGGCCTGGTCCGCGGCACCGGCGATGATGACGAGCTGGGTCCGATCCGGGTGATGGCCCACCTCGACGAACTGTCCATGCTGGTGAAGCGGGTGGAGCCGGACGGATCCCTCCACGTGACCCAGCTGGGCACCATGTATCCGGGAAACTTCGGCCTCGGTCCGGTGGCGGTGCTGGGGAATCACACGACGCTGCCCGGCGTGCTCACCCTGGGCTCGGAGCACACCACTGCGGAGAGCCAGCGGATCTGGGAGACCAAGCCGGATCAGGGTGACAAGTCACTGGACTGGAGTCACGTCTATGTCTTCACCGGCCGCACCACCGCGGAACTCGCGGCCGCCGGTGTCCGGCCCGGCACCCGGGTGTGCATCGACGGCGGCAAGCGCATCCTCTTCGAGCTCGGCAAGTTCCTGGGCAGTTACTTCATGGACGACCGCGCGTGCCTGACCGCGATGCTGGAGACCGCCCGGCTGTTGCATGAGGGCGAACGGCGACCGGCACGCGACATCTACTTCGTCGGCACGGTGAACGAGGAGATCGGCGGCATCGGCGGCACCTACGCCAGTCGCACACTGCCCGGCGAGATCACTCTGGCCCTCGAGGTCGGCCCCACCGAAAAGGAATACTCGACATCGGTCACCGGCGGCCCGATCGTCGGCTACAGCGATCAGCAGAGCGTCTACGACAAACCCCTCGCCGACCGCCTGATGGACATCGCCACCGAGCTCGGCCTGGCCCCGCAGGCCGGGGTCCTCGGCGCCTTCGAATCCGATGCCTCGCACTCGCTTTCGGCTGGCCAGACGGCACGCGCGGGACTGCTGTGCCTGCCGACGTTGAGTACGCACGGCTACGAGGTCGTCGCCGTCGACGCAATCCCGGCGATGTCCGAGGTCCTGCTCACCTTCCTGCTCGACCCACGAATTCCAGGGAGCCGACGATGACCATAGGCGGACAGACCAAGACGATCACGACCAACGTTCCCGCGCGACTGGACCGCCTGCCCTGGTCGAAGTTTCACTGGCGGGTCGTCATCGGCCTGGGTTCGGCATGGGTGCTCGACGGCCTCGAGGTCACGATGGTCGGCAACGTCTCGGCGCGTCTCACCGAAC includes:
- a CDS encoding M42 family metallopeptidase gives rise to the protein MTSEARLNRPLLQELLSAYGPVGQEDAVRDICRRELEPLVDEVWVDDAGNLVGLVRGTGDDDELGPIRVMAHLDELSMLVKRVEPDGSLHVTQLGTMYPGNFGLGPVAVLGNHTTLPGVLTLGSEHTTAESQRIWETKPDQGDKSLDWSHVYVFTGRTTAELAAAGVRPGTRVCIDGGKRILFELGKFLGSYFMDDRACLTAMLETARLLHEGERRPARDIYFVGTVNEEIGGIGGTYASRTLPGEITLALEVGPTEKEYSTSVTGGPIVGYSDQQSVYDKPLADRLMDIATELGLAPQAGVLGAFESDASHSLSAGQTARAGLLCLPTLSTHGYEVVAVDAIPAMSEVLLTFLLDPRIPGSRR
- a CDS encoding sorbosone dehydrogenase family protein; translation: MVHTKYVVRIGIIAITLAFGWALLSSPGIAVADTAAGSGSTASHAPRTGKAAPRPRPQSATARRAPDTVVPNQSTTVTTTPRPRAAHATPVAPARSANSIVSDVTACACNLLKTVATYGALFASELRPPTIPPPPPDPFGAWTVLAWVRKQAEGAIEQIAAQPVVKQVVQAVERFAERTYAAIMACGTTPTGPPVFERTPIASGLSSPTDFVVLPDGRILITEKAGAIRVYENGALRPDPLLVLPTRTEGERGLLGIAADPSFADNGFIYVAYTTTDAHYQLSRYTVTADGIDPNSVKPLFRSVDVEANNHQGGELVFGPDGKLYWGIGDNTVGTNARDLSNIHGKILRLNPTDGSAPQDNPFVNSQGAVPQIWAYGLRNPFRLEFTPDGRLLAGDVGNNAVEELDLITKGGDYGWPGAEGVCASCTSTNPIYTYDHSTGNAAITSVLYYTGTAFGPSYQNTVFIADYIRGWIKNLTFNSDFSTLVGETTFDAVAGSTVKLAQGPDGTIYQLTIFPGELSILSPAASV
- a CDS encoding cytochrome P450 — protein: MALANDTVYYDPYDVDIVADPYPVYARLRDEAPIYHNERHDFWTLSRHSDVEAALSNWETFSNSRSDILELIKSDFDMPGGVMMFQDPPAHTQLRGLMSRVFTPRRMAEIEDQIRRYCIGCLDPLVGSGGFDIIAELASMMPMRVIGMLLGIPESEQVSVRDANDANLRTKPGAPMKVADPDRIADGRIYADYVEWRSHNPSDDLMTALLNVEFTDDEGVTRKLTRKEVLHYTQVVAGAGNETTGRLIGWLAKVLAEHPDQRRDVRNDRSLLNRTIDETLRFEPTGPHVGRYVIRDFECYGTTVPAGSAMLLLFGAANRDPRRYDNPDTFDIHRDTISHLTFGKGVHYCLGANLARLEGRVALDELLNRFPEWDIDYAGAKLAPTSTVRGWERLPILLP
- a CDS encoding FAD-binding oxidoreductase produces the protein MPDLATLFSDIVGHSHLLTGDAITDDYGHDEALTITPQRPAYVAKPATAEEVAGLLKTATAHRVPVTARGSGCGLSGAAQPVADGLLISFERMNSILEIDTDNHVAVVQPGVTLTELDAETARVGLSYTVYPGELSSSVGGNVGTNAGGMRAVKYGVTRHNVLGLQAVLPTGEIIRTGGKMSKISTGYDLTQLIIGSEGTLALATEVTVKLVPRLAHSATVLAPFDNFDQVMAAVPKLISSGLNPTIVEYIDNVVMAAIVNAEKLELGIPAQIRDTCAAYLVVALENNHTDRLDDDAATLGALLSDWGALDAYVLQGNSARRLIVARENVFWTAKAIGADDIIDVVVPRAAMPEFLRRARDIALAEGVGMSGCGHAGDGNVHGVLFCKDPALRKKLLTEIFAFAMSLGGAISGEHGVGRAKADYFCELEDPAKLALMQRIKAGFDPAGILNPGVVFV
- a CDS encoding Ig-like domain-containing protein, which codes for MWQVGTVNRPRSRTRLAALAILPALLIGLSGCSSSEPAPAPVKVIADKGTPYSDLLVPQLTVSVKDGAVDVPLDRPVSVSASGGVLGSVTMVSESGKQVAGTLSPDGVTWSTSEPLGYNKSYTLSAQSLGLGGVTTEKLTFETQSPENLTMPYLLPGDGEVVGVGQPIAVRFDENIPNRAAAERAIKVTTNPPVEGAFYWLNNREVRWRPENFWKPGTTVDVQANTYGVDLGDGLFGQENLTSRFTIGDEVIATADDDTKQLTVRRNGEIIRTIPISMGKSSTPTNNGVYIIGDRFSHLIMDSSTYGVPSNSPNGYRTEVDWATQMSYSGIYVHSAPWSVGAQGYSNTSHGCLNVSPSNARWFYDNTKRGDIVEVHNTVGSTLPGTEGLGDWNIPWQQWKAGNANA